One window of Catonella massiliensis genomic DNA carries:
- the fsa gene encoding fructose-6-phosphate aldolase, giving the protein MKIFVDTANVEDIRKANDMGVICGVTTNPSLIAKEGRDFREVIKEIASIVDGPISGEVKATTTDAEGMIKEGREIAAIHKNMVVKIPMTVDGLKAVKVLATEGIKTNVTLVFSVNQAILAANAGATYVSPFVGRLDDINQPGIDLIRQIAEVFSIYGYETEIIAASIRNPIHVTDCALAGADIATIPYKVIEGMTKHPLTDQGIAKFQADYKAVFGE; this is encoded by the coding sequence ATGAAGATTTTTGTGGACACAGCCAATGTAGAGGACATAAGGAAAGCAAATGACATGGGGGTTATTTGCGGAGTTACTACCAATCCTTCTCTTATCGCAAAAGAAGGGAGGGACTTTAGGGAGGTAATTAAAGAGATTGCTTCCATTGTAGACGGACCAATCAGTGGAGAGGTTAAGGCTACAACCACCGATGCGGAAGGCATGATAAAAGAAGGCAGAGAGATAGCTGCTATTCATAAGAACATGGTTGTAAAGATTCCTATGACTGTAGATGGTCTTAAGGCTGTTAAGGTACTTGCTACTGAAGGGATAAAGACCAATGTAACCTTAGTATTTAGCGTAAATCAGGCTATACTTGCAGCCAATGCAGGTGCAACCTATGTGTCACCTTTTGTTGGAAGACTGGATGACATCAATCAGCCGGGTATTGACCTTATCCGCCAGATAGCAGAAGTATTTAGTATATATGGATATGAAACAGAGATAATAGCAGCATCCATCCGCAATCCAATCCATGTTACAGACTGTGCTCTTGCAGGAGCGGACATTGCAACCATACCATATAAGGTAATTGAAGGTATGACAAAGCATCCTCTTACAGACCAGGGGATAGCAAAGTTCCAGGCAGACTATAAGGCTGTATTTGGTGAATAA
- a CDS encoding type II toxin-antitoxin system HicB family antitoxin, which yields MNTIRKNITLPVTAYETINDYAKKCGMSFSEFLRDTALKAIAKSEDLSLLEYINANCAYVDKNEQEEIEALNIDFDDLSGKELNLDELLQD from the coding sequence ATGAATACAATTAGAAAAAATATCACTTTGCCTGTTACAGCTTATGAAACTATAAATGATTATGCTAAAAAATGCGGCATGTCTTTTTCTGAATTTTTAAGAGATACTGCCTTAAAGGCAATTGCTAAAAGCGAGGATTTGAGCCTATTAGAGTATATCAATGCAAATTGTGCATATGTGGATAAAAACGAACAGGAAGAAATTGAGGCTTTGAATATTGACTTTGATGATTTAAGTGGAAAGGAACTTAACTTAGATGAACTTTTACAAGATTAA
- a CDS encoding xylulokinase, which produces MGNEAICSEKSRLIKQGRTSLGIEFGSTRIKAVLVDFSGEVLGVGVYDWENSLKDGIWTYPLEEIHAGLKKCYTSLRKNVEEKYGVTLKKIGSMGISAMMHGLMAFDKEGMLLTPFKTWRNSDTEDAADELTRIFNFNIPLRWTIAHIYQAVLDKKDYVKELEFAVTLAGYIHFKLTGERVIGVGDAAGIFPIENGNYNEKMIKDFEKLVLDKGYHVKLMELFPKVLSAGDNAGSLTSEGAAFLDESGNLEAGVPLCPPEGDAGTGMVATNSVAVGTGNVSAGTSIFAMLVLEKGLSKLYREIDMVTTPDGYPVAMAHANNCTSDLNAWVNIFKEFAELFGIKADMGELYGKLYNASLSGDKDCGGLLSYGYYSGEGIVHLNEGRPLFARMPESKFNLANFMRSHLYASLGAVKIGLDILLKDEKVKVTKIMGHGGLFKTPLVAQSYLAAAVNAPVTVMDTAGEGGPWGMAVLASYLINKDNMSLSEYLEKIIFKDAKGTTIEPDVRDAAGLEAYMERYKAGLEVEKRAVEVL; this is translated from the coding sequence ATGGGAAATGAAGCGATTTGCAGTGAGAAGTCTAGGCTTATAAAACAAGGGAGGACATCCCTTGGTATAGAGTTTGGCTCAACCAGGATAAAGGCTGTACTTGTTGATTTTAGCGGAGAGGTTCTGGGTGTTGGTGTCTATGACTGGGAGAACTCTCTTAAGGATGGGATATGGACTTACCCTTTAGAAGAAATCCACGCAGGGCTTAAAAAGTGCTATACTTCTCTAAGAAAAAATGTAGAAGAAAAGTATGGAGTTACCCTGAAAAAAATAGGCTCAATGGGCATAAGTGCCATGATGCATGGACTTATGGCATTTGATAAAGAGGGAATGCTGCTTACACCTTTTAAGACTTGGAGAAATAGCGATACAGAGGATGCTGCGGATGAACTGACCAGGATTTTTAACTTTAATATACCTCTTAGATGGACTATAGCCCACATTTATCAGGCAGTTCTTGATAAGAAGGACTATGTGAAAGAGCTTGAATTTGCTGTAACATTAGCTGGATACATACATTTTAAGCTCACTGGAGAAAGAGTTATAGGTGTAGGAGATGCGGCCGGTATTTTTCCTATTGAAAATGGGAATTATAATGAAAAGATGATTAAAGACTTTGAAAAGCTGGTTCTGGATAAGGGTTACCACGTAAAGCTTATGGAGCTCTTTCCTAAGGTGCTCTCAGCAGGAGATAATGCAGGTAGTTTGACATCTGAGGGAGCAGCATTTCTTGATGAAAGCGGAAACCTGGAGGCAGGAGTACCTCTTTGTCCGCCTGAGGGAGATGCAGGAACGGGAATGGTGGCTACCAACTCGGTAGCTGTAGGTACAGGAAATGTATCTGCAGGCACATCCATTTTTGCCATGCTTGTGCTTGAAAAGGGCTTATCAAAGCTTTACAGAGAGATAGATATGGTGACTACACCAGACGGGTACCCTGTAGCTATGGCACATGCTAATAACTGTACCTCAGACTTAAATGCCTGGGTGAATATATTCAAGGAATTTGCAGAGCTTTTTGGAATAAAGGCAGATATGGGTGAGCTGTATGGCAAATTATATAATGCTTCCTTAAGCGGAGATAAGGACTGTGGGGGACTTCTTTCTTATGGCTATTATTCGGGGGAGGGTATAGTCCACCTGAATGAGGGCAGGCCATTGTTTGCAAGAATGCCTGAGAGTAAGTTTAACCTTGCAAACTTTATGAGATCTCATCTATATGCTTCACTTGGAGCGGTTAAGATTGGGCTTGATATTCTCCTTAAGGATGAAAAGGTTAAGGTGACTAAGATTATGGGGCATGGTGGGCTCTTTAAGACACCTCTGGTTGCACAAAGCTACCTTGCAGCAGCAGTAAATGCTCCTGTTACGGTTATGGATACTGCAGGAGAGGGAGGCCCTTGGGGAATGGCTGTACTTGCGTCTTACCTCATAAATAAGGATAACATGAGCCTTTCTGAGTATCTGGAAAAGATAATATTTAAGGATGCGAAAGGAACTACCATAGAGCCTGATGTTAGAGATGCAGCAGGACTTGAGGCTTATATGGAGAGGTACAAGGCAGGGTTAGAGGTAGAGAAAAGGGCTGTGGAAGTGTTATAA
- the htpG gene encoding molecular chaperone HtpG: MGNIEKGSLSITSENIFPIIKKWLYSDHDIFLRELVSNACDAITKLKKLDGIGEWKAPEDNKYRVDVITDSEAKTITVIDNGIGMTADEVKKYINQIAFSGAQSFLEQYKDKTSEEQIIGHFGLGFYSAFMVARRVTIDTLSYKEGEKPVHWVSDEGIDFTMEDGDRTERGTKITLYLNDDCYEFANEYRVKEILEKYCSFMPVEIYYTNANALKAEKTEVVDGKEAEKKEEAPKPINDIHPIWAKHPNEVSEEDYKEFYRKVFRDYKEPLFWIHLNMDYPFNLKGILYFPKINNEYEAAEGTIKLYNNQVFIADNIKEVIPEFLLLLKGVIDCPDLPLNVSRSALQNDGFVKKISDYITKKVAEKLSGLCKTDRENYEKYWDDISPFIKYGCLKDDKFEEKMKEFILFKDLNDKYVTFDDYVKTIEPEKVEEEKTEEEQKEDGAETEPEKPKKIIYYVTDVREQSQYINMFRENGLNAVILEHRIDQPFINALEMKNDDLKFERIDSKVNASAKNELPEEEVKAMTESLSELFKKALDKEKLEVKVESLKNENVSSMITVSEEVRRMQDMMKQYGMGAMGDSPFEMGEVLVLNSNNVLVKYLLDHKEEADNDKVKLFCEQLYDLAVIANRQLSPEAMTKFIARSNEVLKLLAE; the protein is encoded by the coding sequence ATGGGAAATATTGAAAAAGGTTCATTATCAATTACTTCGGAAAATATATTTCCGATTATCAAAAAATGGCTCTACTCCGACCACGATATCTTTTTAAGAGAGTTGGTGTCAAATGCCTGTGATGCTATAACCAAGCTTAAAAAGTTGGATGGAATAGGGGAGTGGAAGGCTCCTGAGGACAATAAATATAGAGTGGATGTAATCACAGACAGCGAAGCAAAGACCATAACTGTCATTGATAACGGTATCGGTATGACTGCTGACGAGGTGAAGAAGTACATCAACCAGATAGCATTTTCAGGTGCTCAGAGCTTCCTTGAGCAGTATAAGGACAAGACAAGTGAGGAGCAGATTATAGGGCACTTTGGACTTGGTTTCTACTCAGCATTTATGGTAGCAAGAAGAGTTACTATAGATACTCTTTCATATAAAGAGGGAGAAAAGCCTGTACACTGGGTATCAGACGAGGGCATAGACTTCACTATGGAAGATGGCGACAGGACGGAGCGTGGTACCAAGATTACACTTTACTTAAATGATGACTGTTACGAATTTGCCAATGAATACAGGGTTAAGGAAATCTTAGAGAAGTACTGTTCTTTTATGCCTGTTGAAATCTACTACACCAATGCAAATGCGCTTAAGGCTGAAAAGACTGAGGTGGTGGATGGCAAGGAGGCAGAGAAGAAGGAAGAGGCTCCAAAGCCAATCAATGATATTCATCCGATTTGGGCTAAGCATCCTAACGAAGTAAGTGAAGAGGACTATAAGGAGTTCTATAGAAAGGTATTTAGAGACTATAAAGAACCGCTTTTCTGGATTCACCTGAATATGGACTATCCTTTCAACCTCAAAGGTATCCTCTACTTCCCTAAGATAAACAACGAGTACGAGGCAGCAGAGGGAACCATTAAGCTCTACAACAACCAGGTATTTATAGCAGATAACATTAAGGAGGTCATCCCTGAGTTTCTGCTTCTCTTAAAGGGTGTAATTGACTGCCCTGACCTGCCTCTGAATGTATCTAGAAGTGCATTGCAGAATGATGGATTTGTTAAGAAGATATCAGACTACATAACCAAGAAGGTGGCTGAGAAGCTTTCAGGGCTTTGCAAGACAGACAGGGAAAATTATGAGAAATACTGGGATGATATCAGTCCTTTCATCAAGTACGGCTGCTTAAAGGATGATAAGTTTGAGGAGAAGATGAAGGAATTCATCCTCTTTAAGGACTTAAACGACAAGTATGTAACCTTTGATGACTATGTAAAGACTATAGAGCCTGAAAAGGTCGAGGAAGAAAAGACTGAAGAGGAACAGAAAGAAGACGGTGCAGAGACTGAGCCGGAGAAGCCTAAGAAGATAATCTACTATGTGACAGATGTGCGTGAGCAGAGCCAGTACATCAACATGTTCAGGGAAAATGGATTAAATGCCGTTATACTTGAACACAGGATAGACCAGCCTTTTATCAATGCTCTTGAGATGAAGAATGATGACCTTAAGTTTGAGCGTATCGACTCCAAGGTAAATGCTTCTGCAAAGAATGAGCTTCCTGAGGAAGAGGTAAAGGCTATGACAGAGAGCCTTTCGGAGCTATTTAAGAAGGCGCTTGATAAGGAGAAGCTTGAGGTTAAGGTTGAAAGCCTTAAGAATGAGAATGTTTCTTCTATGATAACCGTATCAGAAGAAGTACGCAGGATGCAGGATATGATGAAGCAGTATGGTATGGGGGCTATGGGAGATTCTCCTTTTGAGATGGGAGAGGTTCTTGTGCTTAACAGCAACAATGTGCTGGTTAAGTATCTTCTTGACCATAAGGAGGAAGCTGATAATGATAAGGTAAAGCTCTTCTGTGAACAGCTTTACGACCTTGCAGTTATAGCGAACCGCCAGCTTTCCCCTGAGGCTATGACTAAGTTTATAGCAAGGAGTAATGAGGTGCTTAAGCTTTTGGCTGAATAA
- a CDS encoding L-arabinose isomerase family protein produces MGITHEVAAGFYKHSNVIAKIKRFAEVSKAIAFSRKLKVASFGNNMREVAVTDGDRVESQIKYGWECNYYAIGDIVDIAAKVSKEEIDAKMKEYADKYTMATTNTEAVSEQAKYEVAIEKFLEKNKIGAFADTFQDLHGLKQLPGLAVQNLMTKGVGFGPEGDYKISAMSAILMKMAEGREGATGFIEDYTYDLTEGEELELASHMLEVPPAFAATKPEIQVHPLGIGGKDDPARLVFDGVTGDGIQVTMVDMGDRFRIICADIELVKQPKPMPKLPVARIMYRHKPNFNIGTSAWCYAGGAHHSVVSTALTRDDIAMFARLTGTELITIGDDTTEADLQKFFMK; encoded by the coding sequence ATGGGAATCACACACGAGGTTGCAGCGGGATTTTACAAGCATTCAAATGTAATTGCTAAGATTAAACGTTTTGCAGAGGTATCTAAGGCTATAGCATTTTCAAGGAAACTTAAAGTCGCTTCCTTTGGTAACAATATGAGAGAAGTTGCTGTTACTGACGGCGATAGGGTAGAGAGCCAGATTAAATACGGCTGGGAGTGTAATTATTACGCAATTGGTGATATAGTAGATATAGCAGCTAAGGTGTCAAAAGAAGAAATCGATGCTAAGATGAAGGAATATGCTGACAAATACACTATGGCTACCACAAACACAGAGGCTGTAAGTGAGCAGGCAAAGTATGAGGTAGCTATTGAGAAGTTTTTAGAAAAGAATAAAATTGGAGCCTTTGCAGATACCTTCCAGGATTTACACGGGCTTAAGCAGCTTCCGGGACTTGCTGTACAGAACCTTATGACAAAGGGTGTTGGCTTTGGTCCGGAGGGAGACTACAAGATATCAGCCATGTCAGCTATACTTATGAAGATGGCTGAGGGTAGGGAAGGCGCTACAGGCTTTATTGAGGACTACACCTATGACCTTACAGAGGGAGAGGAGCTTGAGCTTGCTTCTCATATGCTTGAGGTTCCACCAGCATTTGCAGCCACCAAGCCTGAGATACAGGTTCATCCACTTGGAATAGGCGGGAAGGATGATCCTGCAAGACTTGTATTTGATGGTGTTACTGGAGATGGAATTCAGGTAACAATGGTGGATATGGGAGATAGATTTAGAATTATATGTGCAGATATAGAACTTGTAAAACAGCCTAAGCCAATGCCTAAGCTTCCTGTGGCAAGGATTATGTACCGACACAAACCTAATTTTAACATCGGAACTTCAGCCTGGTGCTATGCAGGAGGTGCTCATCACTCGGTGGTATCTACAGCGCTTACAAGGGATGATATAGCTATGTTTGCAAGGCTTACAGGCACAGAACTTATTACAATTGGTGATGACACCACAGAAGCTGATTTACAGAAGTTCTTTATGAAATAA
- a CDS encoding GntR family transcriptional regulator gives MSNVLDKSGNDSLKYRKLYNWAHTLILSGVIKDGEKFPSEHVLAKKFGYSRQTVRNALKQLEQEGLITRVRGSGTFVSYKNAESDKEKKHIGLILSYFSDYLFPQVYEGIRSVLEEKGYFIDVAVTKNRLNDEAIYLEGFLKAGVSGLIIEGTKSSFPNPNIRLYKEIVKKKIPTIFIHNHYSNQNFSSIEMSDAEAGYELTKHLIKNGHKRIGGMFKYDDIQGQERYKGFIGCLSDYGVKFDDDYIRWYSTKDMAEKQRDKIFAKTFRKAKDCTAMIMYNDEIAYSYLDFLKDKGVLVPRDLSMVSFDDARLVENESLKIYSAVHPKAELGMTAAKKLIKMLTDSHWQNKNYSHRFPVVLNDGNSVRDIIEK, from the coding sequence ATGTCAAATGTTTTGGATAAGTCCGGAAATGACAGCCTAAAGTATCGTAAACTCTACAACTGGGCGCATACCCTTATTCTTAGCGGAGTGATAAAGGATGGGGAGAAGTTCCCATCGGAGCACGTGCTTGCGAAGAAATTTGGCTATTCAAGACAGACAGTAAGGAATGCGCTAAAGCAGCTTGAACAAGAAGGACTAATTACAAGAGTAAGAGGAAGCGGCACCTTTGTTTCTTACAAAAATGCAGAAAGTGACAAGGAAAAGAAGCATATAGGACTTATTCTTAGCTACTTTTCAGATTATCTCTTCCCGCAAGTGTATGAGGGAATCAGGTCGGTTCTTGAGGAGAAAGGCTATTTCATAGATGTGGCGGTTACCAAAAACAGACTTAATGATGAGGCTATATACTTAGAAGGATTTTTAAAAGCAGGGGTATCGGGGCTTATAATAGAAGGTACCAAGTCAAGCTTTCCAAATCCTAATATAAGACTTTATAAGGAAATAGTGAAAAAGAAAATACCAACAATATTCATACATAACCACTACTCAAATCAGAACTTTAGCAGTATAGAGATGTCGGATGCGGAGGCGGGCTATGAGCTGACCAAACACCTTATAAAGAACGGACATAAGAGGATAGGAGGGATGTTCAAGTATGACGACATCCAGGGTCAGGAGAGGTATAAAGGTTTTATAGGGTGTCTTTCGGACTATGGGGTCAAGTTTGATGATGACTATATCAGATGGTACTCAACTAAGGATATGGCGGAGAAACAAAGAGACAAAATATTTGCAAAAACATTTAGAAAAGCAAAAGATTGTACAGCTATGATAATGTACAATGATGAGATAGCCTACTCTTATCTGGATTTCTTAAAAGATAAGGGGGTATTAGTACCAAGGGACTTATCAATGGTTTCGTTTGATGATGCCAGGCTTGTAGAAAATGAAAGCCTTAAGATTTACTCTGCTGTGCACCCAAAGGCTGAGCTAGGGATGACTGCGGCAAAGAAGTTGATAAAAATGTTGACAGACAGCCATTGGCAGAATAAAAATTACTCCCACAGATTTCCCGTCGTACTTAACGATGGTAATTCTGTAAGGGACATAATAGAAAAATAA
- a CDS encoding ATP-binding protein, which yields MYLDEIIGDVKLESDKFESKAILNREDVIGWLKSIAGFANASGGDFYIGVEDKTNKLIGFDRKGADNERNYFNNQVNEHLTPRPQMKISFIGYKVNGKERFIIKIAIDESAAKPVILKYKNIPSIFIRRDGFTNGATYEEIIEMSVKSKKTQYDILVSDIKYESDKFLDLHRFYKEHNKGKVLKEKALQSLGFVNEEGYLLNGAVLFMDNYDGKKTEVQCSVFSGFNKGSDRVITINRFNGNITSTIDYIIEFVTMRMNHSMVKLDNTHINIDAFPLRALFEGVINAVAHRDYYLDGTQIQVDMFKDRLELSSPGGFYRGEKLGKTYDLSGIISKRRNELICGVLVACNVMEAAGTGFDKIVEEYASADEKHKPYIYSRSDHFTLVLPDLTYDRGIENDVVEGLNFVPVPEGTDLDEKVLNFCYLNAHKVSEIAEYLGVSDSTYFRKRVLGNLEKHGYLMKSKVSRAAYYKTNPDMVSV from the coding sequence ATGTATTTAGATGAGATAATTGGCGATGTGAAGCTTGAAAGTGACAAGTTTGAGAGCAAGGCAATCCTAAATAGAGAGGATGTTATCGGCTGGCTTAAAAGTATTGCAGGATTTGCCAATGCATCCGGAGGAGATTTTTATATTGGAGTGGAGGATAAGACCAATAAGTTGATTGGTTTTGATAGGAAGGGCGCAGATAATGAAAGGAACTACTTCAACAATCAGGTTAATGAACATTTGACACCAAGACCACAAATGAAAATATCCTTCATAGGATATAAAGTAAATGGTAAAGAACGCTTTATAATTAAGATAGCGATTGATGAATCGGCAGCTAAGCCTGTAATATTAAAATATAAAAATATCCCTTCTATTTTTATACGGCGTGACGGATTTACAAACGGTGCAACCTATGAAGAAATAATCGAAATGAGCGTTAAAAGTAAGAAAACCCAGTATGATATATTGGTTTCTGATATAAAATATGAATCAGATAAATTCTTGGATCTTCATAGGTTTTATAAAGAACATAATAAAGGTAAAGTACTAAAAGAAAAGGCGTTACAGTCACTTGGCTTTGTAAATGAGGAAGGGTACCTATTAAATGGTGCAGTCTTATTTATGGATAATTATGATGGTAAGAAAACAGAAGTACAGTGCTCAGTTTTCTCAGGATTTAATAAGGGAAGTGACAGGGTTATTACAATTAACAGGTTTAATGGCAATATTACCTCGACCATTGATTATATCATTGAATTTGTGACCATGAGAATGAATCATAGTATGGTAAAGCTTGATAATACCCATATAAATATAGATGCATTTCCTTTAAGAGCTTTGTTTGAAGGTGTTATAAATGCGGTTGCCCATAGGGACTACTATTTGGATGGCACTCAAATACAGGTTGATATGTTTAAGGATCGTTTGGAATTATCTTCTCCAGGTGGATTTTATAGGGGTGAGAAGCTGGGGAAAACTTATGATTTATCAGGAATTATTTCAAAAAGAAGAAACGAGTTGATTTGTGGAGTATTGGTAGCTTGCAATGTAATGGAGGCAGCAGGCACGGGTTTTGATAAGATTGTGGAGGAGTATGCATCAGCAGATGAAAAACATAAACCATATATTTACTCAAGATCGGATCATTTTACTCTAGTTCTTCCTGATTTGACTTATGATAGAGGTATTGAAAATGATGTTGTGGAAGGTTTGAACTTTGTACCCGTACCTGAAGGAACTGACCTAGATGAAAAGGTACTAAATTTTTGTTATCTTAATGCACATAAGGTATCCGAGATAGCTGAATACTTGGGAGTAAGTGATTCAACCTATTTTAGAAAGAGAGTTCTAGGCAATCTTGAAAAGCACGGCTACCTTATGAAGAGCAAAGTTTCAAGGGCAGCATACTATAAAACGAACCCTGATATGGTTAGCGTTTAG
- a CDS encoding type II toxin-antitoxin system RelE family toxin, protein MNFYKIKYSKSAEKFIKKNKVIGLRFFKAFEEMAQDNGNVKSYDVKKFYSKTYDDIFRLRIGGYRAIFRIIGNELLVYVFDIGTRGDIYKKLDV, encoded by the coding sequence ATGAACTTTTACAAGATTAAGTATTCAAAGTCTGCTGAAAAATTCATCAAGAAAAACAAGGTGATAGGTCTTAGGTTTTTTAAAGCGTTTGAAGAAATGGCGCAGGATAATGGGAATGTTAAATCCTATGATGTGAAGAAGTTCTATTCAAAGACCTACGACGATATCTTCAGACTGCGAATAGGTGGCTACAGGGCTATTTTTCGTATTATAGGGAACGAACTCCTTGTATATGTCTTTGACATAGGTACAAGGGGTGATATCTACAAGAAGCTGGATGTATGA
- a CDS encoding L-ribulose-5-phosphate 4-epimerase, whose amino-acid sequence MLNELKQRVYEANMLLPKYGLVTFTWGNVSGIDREKGLVVIKPSGVEYDKLRPEDMVVVGLDGGRVEGELNPSSDTKTHIELYKAFPNIGGIVHTHSPYAVGFAQAGEDIPCMGTTQCDYFYGNIPCIRHLTKEEIDEDYEKNTGLVIVKAFNEKNINPDYVPACICKSHGPFSWGKTPFDAVHNAVVMEEVAKMDIFAKIVNPKAENAPAHYLEKHFTRKHGPNAYYGQK is encoded by the coding sequence ATGCTAAACGAGCTTAAACAAAGAGTTTACGAAGCCAATATGCTTTTACCAAAATATGGTCTGGTTACCTTTACCTGGGGTAATGTATCTGGCATAGACAGGGAGAAGGGACTTGTGGTTATAAAACCAAGCGGAGTGGAATATGATAAACTAAGACCTGAGGATATGGTTGTAGTTGGCCTCGATGGAGGCAGGGTGGAAGGAGAGCTCAACCCTTCCTCTGACACCAAAACCCACATTGAACTCTACAAGGCTTTTCCAAATATAGGTGGAATAGTGCATACTCATTCTCCTTATGCAGTAGGCTTTGCGCAGGCAGGCGAGGACATACCTTGCATGGGTACCACCCAGTGCGACTATTTCTATGGGAATATACCTTGCATAAGGCATCTTACCAAGGAGGAGATAGATGAGGATTATGAGAAGAATACCGGTCTTGTGATAGTAAAGGCCTTTAATGAAAAGAATATCAATCCTGACTATGTTCCTGCCTGCATCTGTAAGAGCCACGGCCCATTTTCCTGGGGAAAGACACCTTTTGACGCTGTGCATAACGCGGTAGTTATGGAGGAGGTAGCCAAGATGGATATCTTTGCTAAGATAGTAAATCCTAAGGCGGAAAATGCTCCTGCTCATTACCTTGAGAAGCATTTTACAAGAAAACATGGACCAAATGCGTACTATGGGCAGAAGTAA
- a CDS encoding type II toxin-antitoxin system HicB family antitoxin, giving the protein MRVSYYAVFNYDEYDKSEEKYGISITFPDIPEANTCARNYAEGANMALDILQLCLIDSEIEAYPKPSSIENIRLGKNEKAVLIQYDTDKIDISKFKFFNE; this is encoded by the coding sequence ATGAGAGTTAGTTATTATGCAGTTTTTAATTATGACGAATATGACAAAAGCGAAGAAAAATACGGAATATCAATTACATTCCCTGATATTCCGGAGGCAAATACTTGTGCAAGGAACTACGCTGAGGGAGCCAATATGGCACTGGATATACTGCAGCTTTGTCTGATTGATAGTGAAATAGAAGCATATCCCAAGCCGTCTTCTATAGAAAATATTAGGTTAGGCAAAAATGAGAAAGCTGTTCTTATACAATATGATACGGATAAAATTGATATTTCAAAGTTTAAATTTTTTAATGAATAA